In the genome of Candidatus Zixiibacteriota bacterium, one region contains:
- a CDS encoding HAD hydrolase-like protein, giving the protein MLSKRALIFDFDYTLADSSEAIVECFNHAFKSCRLPTVPPEKIYPLIGISLPESF; this is encoded by the coding sequence ATGCTCAGCAAGCGGGCTTTAATATTTGATTTCGATTACACGCTGGCGGACTCCTCCGAGGCTATCGTCGAATGTTTCAATCATGCGTTCAAGTCATGCCGGCTTCCGACAGTCCCTCCGGAAAAGATCTACCCGCTGATAGGCATCTCGCTTCCTGAATCCTTT
- a CDS encoding peptidylprolyl isomerase codes for MGQAQEGDTVKVHYTGKLDNGMVFDSSQDREPLEFKIGAGQVIPGFEKGIIGMEVGQSKTVKLPPEEAYGPQREELIAEVKKADIPENIKPSVGQRLSLRQPDGNTVNVTVSDVNEESITLDANHSLAGKTLIFDIELVEISG; via the coding sequence ATGGGTCAGGCACAAGAGGGAGATACAGTAAAAGTGCACTACACGGGAAAGCTGGACAATGGGATGGTTTTCGATTCATCCCAGGACCGTGAACCGCTCGAGTTCAAAATCGGCGCGGGTCAGGTCATCCCCGGCTTTGAAAAGGGCATAATTGGTATGGAAGTCGGTCAGAGCAAAACCGTAAAGTTACCCCCGGAGGAAGCCTACGGTCCCCAACGCGAGGAGCTGATTGCCGAGGTTAAAAAAGCCGATATCCCGGAAAACATCAAACCCTCGGTAGGTCAAAGACTGAGCCTCCGTCAACCGGACGGCAATACAGTCAATGTCACCGTCAGCGATGTCAACGAGGAGTCAATTACTCTCGATGCCAACCATTCCCTGGCGGGAAAGACCTTGATTTTCGATATCGAATTAGTAGAGATTTCTGGTTAA